In Pseudonocardia sp. C8, one genomic interval encodes:
- a CDS encoding putative immunity protein, producing the protein MRDPRFVTIRRGGTLTDPDHHLLALWAATCAEHVRGLFEAARPEDRRPREAIEHARAWVRGEVRMMQARAAGGHAMGAARELRGAPRYAAYAAGQAGCVAHVAAHELGAAAYAIKAVRAAAPEGLGEVAGRRECRWQRDQLPDAIRELVLDDQRLRNDLCWSVFDC; encoded by the coding sequence GTGCGGGACCCCCGATTCGTCACGATCCGCCGCGGCGGGACCCTCACGGACCCCGACCACCATCTGCTCGCGCTGTGGGCCGCCACCTGTGCCGAGCACGTGCGCGGGCTCTTCGAGGCCGCCCGTCCCGAGGACCGGCGCCCACGTGAGGCGATCGAGCACGCCCGCGCTTGGGTGCGTGGCGAGGTCAGGATGATGCAGGCCCGCGCCGCCGGCGGCCACGCGATGGGCGCGGCCAGGGAGCTGCGTGGGGCGCCGCGGTACGCCGCGTACGCCGCCGGGCAGGCCGGCTGCGTGGCACACGTCGCCGCACACGAGCTCGGCGCGGCCGCCTACGCGATCAAGGCGGTCCGGGCGGCCGCCCCGGAGGGGCTCGGGGAGGTCGCCGGGCGGCGGGAGTGCCGGTGGCAGCGCGACCAGCTCCCGGACGCGATCCGGGAGCTCGTGCTCGACGACCAGAGGCTGCGCAACGACCTCTGCTGGTCGGTGTTCGACTGCTGA